Within uncultured Methanoregula sp., the genomic segment TGTTCTCCGCAGATTCTGTCTGAGTTCATTCAGCCGCTGGTGGAGTGTCCGGTTCGTCTCGCTGACGTACATCAGGAAATCTTTTCCCACCGGCCGGATTCGGTAGATGCCGGGCTCGCTTGGGATATACCAGAATTCCTTCGGTGCATCGAATGGGACCCATGGGGACCAGGGGAGGTCCTGCCAGAATTCAGAGAAATAATAGAGGTCGTCGAAATTTTCCGTGGTGGATAACTCATTGGGTTCGGTTTCGGGCGACATACGTGAGTATAACTGGGGTGGGGAGCGGGATAAGGATAAGGGTTCATGTGGCGGCACATCTTTATGGAGGAACCCGGCAATAAATTCTCATGGATAAACCTCACCAAACCCTGCGGGTAAAACATGATCGTCCGGTCTGTGACCGGTGCCAGGACCCCAATATTGTCCAGAAACCTGACGGTTCTTACCGCTGCAAGCGGTGCGGGTTTGACAGCTCGAAAGGCAGTATGTAAATACGAAAGGGGGATAGGCATGCAAATCGATTCCACCTCCGTATTTCCCGTACAACCGGGTTGATAGTATTACATGATCCGGCCGGAACAACAACATCGATTTTCTTTTTTACCGGGATTTCAGCCGCCAACGAGGACCCGGATAATAAATGAAGGGCTCCGGATCCGATTGCGAATCCTCCGGATCAGGTACGCGAACAGGATCATTCCGCAGAGAAAGATCAGGTAGTCTGCCAGGAAGAAGCCAAGCGGAACTTTTATCTGGAGCGGTTCGATGAACAGCTCGATGATAACGATATGGAGAATGTAAATTGCCAGCGAGCATTCACCCATAGCCCTGATCGGATCGAATATCGTTTTTGTGACCGGCAGGAGATCTGCGGCCACAAAAAGGCAGAAGATAACGCCCGTGATGAAGAACAGGAATTCCACGGTGGGCGGATAGAACAGTTCAACATACCCTAACCGTGTCAGGAGCGGCCCGGGCACGAAGAACCAGAAGATCGCACCCATTACGAGAATGCCGGCGGCAAGAAACATGAGTTTCCGGTTGGCAAACGAGACGATGGTATCGCCCTGCCAGCGGAATGTTCCTGCCTGTGCACCAAGGAGAGCAACACCCAGCCAGGGAATAAGCGGGAACCAGCCATCAATAAACCAGTGGGAAATGATTGCAGAAAGCGGCGGGAACGCAGCCCCGCCCAGCAATGCAGAGATTGATATGTTGAGCGGGAGCGGGCTGTATCCAAAAATTCCCTGGAGAAGCGGGGTGGCTATAAGAATTGAGGCAAAAACTGCCATTCTTGCCCGCAGGGAGAGCGAGAGAAACAGGAAAGCAACCGGAAGGGAAAATCCGATCAGGTAGAGCACATCGACACTCATAAACGGGATTATACGATTTGCGAGAAGGTCCAGGAGTACCGCGATGACTACGACAAACCCCCCTCTCACAAGGAAGTACGAGAACGTATGGCGTTTGATCCGGCAGGACAATGCGACCATCATACCGGAGAGAAAGATGAACAAGGGGGCTGCAATGGAGGAGATGAGCCGAAGCCAGAATGGTACCGGTGAAATGAGGAGATACGGGATAAGATTGGCTCCCACCATGATGGTGATTGCAAGTCCACGGAGAACATCGACAGGTACGTCACGAAAAGGTATGGATTTTAGTTTACCTGCGATTGTCATGATTACCTGGAATATTTGGGTAAGCGGTAAAAATCGCTGTCCATGAGTGAAATTTTTTTTTAAGTCATCTTTTTCAACAATGATCTCTCTAAAGGCATGGTGCAGGAAAATCCTGTCATGAACCCGCGGACCTGATCGTGAACAGCAGGATAGTGAAACTACATCTCTTCGCGGCGGTCATTATCAGAGACTATCCCTTTTCTGGTGCAAAAAAATTTTCACCCAACATAAGCGTTATTGGTGTATCCGGCAAGTCAATACGAGAAATGTCAATCGGATATCGGTTCCTGAACCGGTTTTGACAAAAACGGGTGGTTTTAACGGTTTTCCAAGTCACTGATATATTGCCGTACGATCTGTTCGGGGGAATGGTAAAATTCCTGTATTTCCTTCCGGGCAAAATATTCCAGCAGTTCCCGGGAATTCCCGTTGCGAGCTGGCTTACCTGGATGCTGCTTCTGCTCATTTCTGCCGGAATTATCCTCCTGTTTCTCTGGGTTGCGAAAAAACTTTTTCTCGTGTTCCAGGCACTGCAGGATGCGTATGCAGGACCGATTCTCATCGGGGGTATCCTGTGTATAACCATATTCCGGTTCCTGAGCCCGGTTAAAAAACCCCTGCATTTTTCCGGTGTTGTCCAGAATGCAGGTAATGAAATCTTTACCGTTCTTTCCTATACCTGGGATCTGTTCATATGGAATTTCTGGTGGGTGCTTGTTATCATCCTGCCGGTATATTTCCTGTACCCGGAAATACGGGAGCAAAAACTCTGGAAGCATGTTGTCGCGTGCTTTGGTCTCACTGTAATCCTGCGCTATTGTCTTGAGTACTGCCTGGTTTTTACCCGCATGAAAAACTACTCGGTCTTTTCCGAAGGGGTTGCATGCAGGGAACCGTATTTCAATTTTTTTTACCTGGCAATGATTGTCCTTACCCTTCTCCTTGCTATTGTTTCTTACCGGGTTATCCTGTACCTCGAGCATAAGGTCCCCCGGGTACACTCCCTGCTTTCCGTTGAATCATAATCCGGAAATAACCGCAAAATCTTTTTCACTTATAACGGAATTTATGCGTTTGGGACGATTAGGTATACTAACACTTTACAGGTACCGGTGAACGATCTTCTCAAAACGGATTCATACCACGTCTTTTCTGAAGATTCCGGATCTCCGGAACTACGATGCCATACCAAAACCGGGCTGGCGTAAAACCTGTGCCAGCTGAGTCTTCAAAGGAGTCCTATGAACAGTTATTCGATCGAAACCGGAGCAGCGTTTGTCCTGTACCTTGCTGCCATGATGGGTATTGGTCTTTTTTACTGGCAGAAGACAAAAACGGTGAGCGAATACATACTTGGGAACCGTGAACTGGGACGGTTCGTTGCTGCGCTCAGCGCTGAAGCATCGGACATGAGCGGCTGGCTGCTTATCGGCCTGCCCGGCCTTGCCTACCTGTGCGGTCTGCAGGCCGGTTGGGTTGCTCTCGGTCTTGTAGCCGGGACGTTTCTGAACTGGAAATTTATCGCACCCCGGCTGCGAATCTACTCGCGTATTGCCGGTGATGCCCTGACCCTCCCGGAATTTTTCCGGAACCGGTTTCACGATCGTTCTGATCTCATCGGGATTGTGTGCGCTGTTTTCATTCTCATCTTTTTTGTCATTTATACGTCAGCCCAGTTTGTTGCCGGGGGCAGGCTCTTTGAAACCGTGTTTGGTTTTGATTACCATACTGCGCTTCTCGCCGGCTCCCTCATTGTCATTGCCTATACCTTCGCCGGGGGGTTCCGTGCGGTCTGTGTGACGGATACTATCCAGGGAATCCTGATGTTCTTTGCCATCCTGATTGTTCCGGTCACCGGTATGATCCTCCTTGGCGGGCCTGGTATGACAATAACGGGAATTTTGCAGGAAAATGCGGATCTCTTAAACCCGTTCCTGGGCCCGGATGGAAATCCCCTGCCCCTTATTGCCATCGTCTCCCTTCTTGCCTGGGGACTGGGGTATTTCGGCCAGCCCCATATCCTTGTCCGGTTCATGGCGATTAAAAAGCCGGAGGAGATCCGGGATGCCCGCGGGATTGCGATGGTCTGGGTAATTCTTTCTCTTGGAGCCGCAGTTGCCATTGGTCTTATTGGCAGAGTACTTATTTATCCGCCCCTCTCCGGTGCTGCAACAGAGACCGTCTTCATGGTCCTGACCGTCCAGACGTTTTCAGCGTTTCTTGCCGGCATTATTCTCTGTGGCATCCTTGCCGCCATCATGAGCACAGCCTCATCGATCCTGCTCGTAACCGGATCTGCATTGTCCCGGGACGTGTACTTCCCGCTCATCCGGCCGCAGGCTGCCGATCGCGAACTGCTCTGGGTCAGCCGCCTTTCCGTATTGCTGATTGCCGGTCTTGCCCTCATGCTCGGCCTTGACCCGGATAGTTTTGTTTTCTCCCTGGTGGCTTATGCCTGGGCAGGTTTCGGGGCAGCCTTTGGCCCTGCCCTTCTTGCTGCGCTTTTCTGGAAGCGGACCACGCGGGAAGGAGTCCTTGCCGGAATTCTTGTCGGGGGCATAACGGTACTTGTCTGGAAGCAGCTCAGCTTGTTTGGCATGTACGAGATTATCCCGGGATTTCTCCTATCCGTCATTGCGATAATTGTGGTAAGCCTGCGGACCCCGGTTCCGGATGCATCCGTGCTTGAGGAATTTGAGAAGGCCCGCGATGAGACGGCACGGTTATAACCGGCCGGGCAGTTCATTTCATTTCCTTTTCGAGATAACCGCAAAAGAAATTTCACTCAACGCCGGGATTAAATAAAAAAATCACCTTAAATCAATGATGGATCAGGTCGCTGTTCGGTTGAAGAGTATCCCGGCATTCCGGCGAATGATAATATTTTCTTCCGTCCCGAAATCGCTGAGGCGACAGGTATGATCACCAAACGGATCGTTTTGCTCACCTTCCTGGTCATTCTCATGGTTACCGGGATCGCGTCCGGGCATGATACCTGGACGATACCGGATTCGGGCAGGACAATAAAAGGGGAAACGGTATCCCTCCCGGTCGGGAGCAGCCATATCTGGGGTACATCCGAAGAGATACCGGAAGGCTATCTTATCGCGGTCATGGCAGACCGGGATGGAAACCGTGAAGCAAAAACAGAGGGTGAGTCAGCCATCGCCGGTTTTTACCGGGTTTTCAATTTCACTATCCGGAATGATGGATTGTACGTTTTTACCCTGTATCATACGGAGGGAACCTGGACCCATATCGTAACGGATCCATCCGACCCCGAGGGGGGATTATGGCTCAATAAAAAACCGGAAGATATCGATATCAGCCAGCTGCCAACGCATGACTGGTCGGAATCATGGTACATAGAGCGATCATATCCCAAGCACTGTTATTCCAAAACATTCCTTGCATCCGGGAATGCGGATTTTTCAGAGGCAAACCTGCCGGTCCGGACCACGTGGGAGATCGTTCCCGAAACCGATATCCGCAATGCCGGCACCGGTGATTTTGCAGTAAAGACTCTCTATAAAGGCGACCCGTTTTCCGATGTTGTCGTAACGGCAGCACTGGCCGGGCAGGAGGAAACCCTGGTAGAAAACCGCACCGATTCCCGGGGCCGCGCTCTCCTTTCCCTTAACCGGTCCGGAACCTGGATCATCAAAGCCGATACCGGGATCGATCCACGGATTGTCTCCTTCATGGATCTTCCCAAGGGCCCTCGTGCTTCCGGGAAAACACCGGTCGGACCGCTTTACCGGTACACACTCGTGTTGCGTCCGGATTACACCGTCCCATCTCCGCAGATCCCCGGGGTTGCCTGAATGTCGTGTATTACGATGCCGGATCTCCCGGAAGGACGTATCACCGCATAATGAGAATTTTTCCGGTAAGTGAAATTTTTTTTTAACTCAACGCTATGTTTTAGCCTCCCCGGATCAAGACTGTGACAAAGGAGGTCTGTACCATAAAGGCATTCTTTGTTATAGGCACGATCATTGCTGCAATCATGATCATGCTTATTGGTACGCACCTGGGGGCGACCTCCGAAGATACCCGTTGTATCAGCTGCCAGCCGTTTGCCGGCATGGCAAACCAGAATGGCAGCAACCTGGAACTCACAATTCTTGGAGTGAACTGCACTCCTGTGTCCTGTTACCCGTGCAATATAAATCCGGATGGCCAGGCATACCTGAACCTTTCCATTGCTTCAGATGGGAACAATCCGGTCTCGTTTGAAAACCGGGCCGTCCGGATCAATGAAACGATCATCGTGCCCGGTGTTCTTACGGATAGTCCACAAGACCAGGTGTCTGCATGGATTGTCTACAATGGCACGAAAAATACTTCCTGCAGACTAAAAGTCGTGGAAACCCATATCTGAAATCCTGTACGGAATTCACATCGGGTCCTCGCGGGTAATACCCGGAAATTTTCCTGCCGGTTTATTATTCCCCGGACCAGGTATTGTTCCTGTTTTTATATCCATAAGTACAAAAAAATTTTCAGTTATCGCTTTTTTTATTTTATTTTACCTTTAATATTGAGATCACTGACCGTTGAATAAGTGATTGAGTTTTCCTGCATGGCAGGACCTGTGCCCAATCCGGAAAACGGCGGATGTGACTGCATGAGAACCGAAAGCGTTATGTTTTTTACGGAACATGAAGAAGAATTTGCCAATCTTCTCATAAGGCTTGGAATACGGAAAAATATTGCCAAGGTACTTGTGTACCTGGCAAATATCGGGGAAGTAAGCACCCGCCAGGTAGAGCGTGGAACTGATCTCCGCCAGCCTGAAGTGAGCCTTGCCATGCGATACCTGCTTGACCGGGACTGGGTCTCCAGTTACCAGAGCCACCGTTCAAGCCAGGGGCGCCCGGTCAAGATCTACAATCTTGCAAAACCCATTGCTGATATTATCGGTGTTATCGAAGATGAAAAACAGCAGGAAGTGCTCCAGCAGATCAAGCTCACGAAAAAACTGCGGGAGTATGTCTGCTGAATAATCCGGAAAATCCCGGTTAACGGCTCCGGTACCGGGCAACTGAATCCCTCCCGGTTATGTGACACCTGAGAGCAGGTTCCCACCGCCCGGTAAAATGCGGGCTCTCGCTGCAGACCTTTGGCCTGTTGGATCCCTGTCCCGGGAACCGGCCGCAGGACCGTTTCCTTTTTCACTCACCCGGTTTCAGTATAGTAAACGAACATGAGGATGCGTATCCCCGTGCCCGATCTTTCAGATACCAGCAATCTACTCGTCCGGCGGCTGATCATCGGCACGGTCTCCTTCGCATCACTGATTGGCGCTCTTGACATGAGCGTTGTCAATATCTCCGTCCCCGTCATCATCCGGGACTGGCAAATCCCTATCGGTCTTGGCTCGCTCATCATCCTCTCGTACCTGCTCACCCTGACCGTTCTCATCCTGGTTATGGGAAAACTGGCAGACCGGTACGGTTTCCGGAACCTCTTTTTGTCGGGCCTGTTTGTCTTCGGGCTCGGCTCCGTTCTCTGCGGTTTTGCTCCCGATATTTATTTCCTGATCGGCTCCCGGGTAATCCAGGCAACCGGCGCGGCAATGCTGACGGCGGTCAGCCCGGCAATCATCACCCGGTACCTCCCGGATTCCGACCGGGGGAAATCTCTCGGGTATCTCATAGCCTGTGCAGCAGTAGGCTATGCCATAGGCCCGGGTCTTGGCGGTCTCATCACCTCCTACTTCAGCTGGCGCTGGATATTTTACATCAACATGCCCGTTGTCATCTTCGGCCTCCTGCTCGGGTATTATGTCATCCCGCGGGATCCTCCCGGCCAGAAGCACCGGCCGTTCGATATTCCCGGTGCCCTCCTGTTTATAGC encodes:
- a CDS encoding ArsR family transcriptional regulator, with translation MFFTEHEEEFANLLIRLGIRKNIAKVLVYLANIGEVSTRQVERGTDLRQPEVSLAMRYLLDRDWVSSYQSHRSSQGRPVKIYNLAKPIADIIGVIEDEKQQEVLQQIKLTKKLREYVC
- the putP gene encoding sodium/proline symporter PutP, whose translation is MNSYSIETGAAFVLYLAAMMGIGLFYWQKTKTVSEYILGNRELGRFVAALSAEASDMSGWLLIGLPGLAYLCGLQAGWVALGLVAGTFLNWKFIAPRLRIYSRIAGDALTLPEFFRNRFHDRSDLIGIVCAVFILIFFVIYTSAQFVAGGRLFETVFGFDYHTALLAGSLIVIAYTFAGGFRAVCVTDTIQGILMFFAILIVPVTGMILLGGPGMTITGILQENADLLNPFLGPDGNPLPLIAIVSLLAWGLGYFGQPHILVRFMAIKKPEEIRDARGIAMVWVILSLGAAVAIGLIGRVLIYPPLSGAATETVFMVLTVQTFSAFLAGIILCGILAAIMSTASSILLVTGSALSRDVYFPLIRPQAADRELLWVSRLSVLLIAGLALMLGLDPDSFVFSLVAYAWAGFGAAFGPALLAALFWKRTTREGVLAGILVGGITVLVWKQLSLFGMYEIIPGFLLSVIAIIVVSLRTPVPDASVLEEFEKARDETARL
- a CDS encoding heparan-alpha-glucosaminide N-acetyltransferase domain-containing protein; this encodes MTIAGKLKSIPFRDVPVDVLRGLAITIMVGANLIPYLLISPVPFWLRLISSIAAPLFIFLSGMMVALSCRIKRHTFSYFLVRGGFVVVIAVLLDLLANRIIPFMSVDVLYLIGFSLPVAFLFLSLSLRARMAVFASILIATPLLQGIFGYSPLPLNISISALLGGAAFPPLSAIISHWFIDGWFPLIPWLGVALLGAQAGTFRWQGDTIVSFANRKLMFLAAGILVMGAIFWFFVPGPLLTRLGYVELFYPPTVEFLFFITGVIFCLFVAADLLPVTKTIFDPIRAMGECSLAIYILHIVIIELFIEPLQIKVPLGFFLADYLIFLCGMILFAYLIRRIRNRIRSPSFIIRVLVGG
- a CDS encoding DUF4198 domain-containing protein — protein: MITKRIVLLTFLVILMVTGIASGHDTWTIPDSGRTIKGETVSLPVGSSHIWGTSEEIPEGYLIAVMADRDGNREAKTEGESAIAGFYRVFNFTIRNDGLYVFTLYHTEGTWTHIVTDPSDPEGGLWLNKKPEDIDISQLPTHDWSESWYIERSYPKHCYSKTFLASGNADFSEANLPVRTTWEIVPETDIRNAGTGDFAVKTLYKGDPFSDVVVTAALAGQEETLVENRTDSRGRALLSLNRSGTWIIKADTGIDPRIVSFMDLPKGPRASGKTPVGPLYRYTLVLRPDYTVPSPQIPGVA